TCTCCCTCCTGGCCTCTTCACACAGACAGAAGCACTCACCCTCGTGCCCGGGGCACTGGAGAGCAGCTGGCCCCAGCCTGTCTGAAGCTGTTTCTGGAGTGGGCTTTATGCCTTCAAGGCAGATGCTTTATTAAACGGAGTGTCCCTTGTCTCTAGTAAAGCTCCAAGTCCCCAGTGTGTGAGACCCAGGGCCTGGTTACCTGCCCGCTGCCGTCCTTCACTGGTGGAGGCTGCAGGGGTCTCCAGGTGAGCAGGAATCTCTGGGCTGGAGGCTGCAGGGGAACTGCTAGCACAGGACGCCCAGGCAGAGCGCGGGAGGGCCTGTCTGGCCCTGCCCAATGGTCCTACTGCCCTGGACGCAGCTCAAGGCCACACTCCACATCAAAGCTCTTCCCTAGGGTTTGCACAGATATGCACTCAGGGTCTTGGAGAGGGCCTGACAATGACTTTATTTGTTAACAGACTGGCCCCTCACATAGAGCAGAAGAAAATCCACGATCTGACAAGGATGGAGAGGAGGACGCTGCTGAGACTTAGGGTCTAGAGGAAGCCAGGAGCCAGTCCAGGGAGCCAGCTGGGCAGTGAGAACTCAGCCCAGGCTGTGGAAGTGGGTGGTTCTGGGGCAGAAGAAGATCCCAGACTGGGCTCAAGGCTGCAGAGATTTCAGATGGAATTCAGGGTTGGCCCTAGGAGTAGCTGGCAATGTGCCCAGTCAGCAGCAGACTGAGGCAGGGATGCAGCAGGCAGGGCGGGAGCACGCGGGACGGCAGAGCAGGGATGCGGAGGAGGAGGGTCTGCGGCAGGAcgaggggcagggggtgggctggCAGCACGAGGGGGCTGAGCAGGGGGGGCCTCACAGCACACGGGCTCGCAGCACGCAGGTGTGTAACAGACAGGCTCGCAGCAAACAGGTGTGCGGCAGACGGGCACACGGCAGGCCTGCTGGCAGGGGGAGCAGGTGCGGCGGGGGGCTGGCAGCTAGACTGCCGGTGGCACGAGGCCATGCAGGGGCCGGTGCAGGCTGGTTGGCAGCAGGGGCTGGGCACGCAGCTCACCGGGGCGCAGACGAGGGTCAGGCAGGGGGCCGGGGTGCAGCCGCTGGGGGCGCGGCGGGGGGGCTCGCAGCAGCTCTCGGCAGTCGTCCACCTGCCAGGAGGAGCCGGTGCAGGAGTCACAGGGACCAGGCAGGCAGAGCGGCTGCCGTAGCTCAGGGCGCTGGAGCAGACGGACAGGGTGGACGTGGCCGTGGTGGGGGCGGTGGCTGGAGGAgggtgagagtgtgtgtgtgtgtgtgtgtgtgtgtgtgtgtgtgtgaggtgctCAGGGCTGCCCAGCTCTATAGCCGTCCTGTGTTGTGGGTTGGCACGGCAGCAGCTTGGTGAGGTCTTTCCTTCCTTGTTTAGTGTCCTGCTCTGTTTTGGCAGCACTGGTCACTGTCTGTAGATGCCTTTGGCTGGTGAGGCTCctgagtgggggtggggctgtCCTGACCTGTGTCTGTCTCCAGAGGATAGACGGTAGGAATCTTTTTGATGTTTTTGCAGGGACAGTAGCAGTCAGGTGACTCTCGTTAGTGACAGCCCTGTGCTCcactgggggcaggggctgctcttgTAAACAAAACTCCTGTTCCAAAGGAAGGGACAAGCAGGAACAATCCCAGAATCTGGGATTTGAGGCGAGGGAAGTGTTTTCAGGTGTGGACAGGTCTGGCCACGCCCCACTGGCCTGGCCACAGGGTGGGATGCACTTGGTGAGCAGACGCTGCtgatggtggggggaggtgagggggcCTGTGTCCACTAGGAGTGAGCCCTGGGGCAGGTGTGAGGACAGGTGTCCCCCTGGGGCAGAGACTGGCTcacagagaggggcagggatgcAGACGCAGGCTAGCGCAGAGAGAATGACCGTGGGGGCAAATGCCTTTCGCTTCATTGCGGCTTGAACGTCTATAGAACCTCCCCTGATAGAGTCTTAATGCTCACACCTTCCACTATCCTACAATATCAGGGGGCTCCAGACAACATCAGGGGTTCCTACAGCCCCTGGGTGCAAATTAGGACAGGATCTCCTCCCTCAAGCACTCCCCCTCACAGGCAGAAGGATGTGGTGGCTGTGACCTGACCCTCTGTTGTCAGTTCCTGGAGTCTCTGTCATAATAAACGTTCAGTAGCAGAGCCTTGTTGCCCATGGAGCCTTGTCCACAGACACCTGCACCGTGTGTAGCAGCCCGTGCCCCAGTGCTCGGTCTACACCTGGGACCTAGTGACATCTGGCCATGGTCCCTCGTGTCCTCACTCTTCAGCCACTGTAGTCTGCCAAGTCTCTGAGGGGCAAGGGCGGGGCCCTTGGTGATGTGCTCGGCAGCAGGCCTCTGCAGGAGTAGCCAGGGCTCCATCAGGGACTTGGGGGTCAGTGGGCTTCAGGGTGaggctgatgggtggggctggggactcTGCTGGAGGACCACGTGGCAGTCAGACTGCAATGGAGAGATACTACCTCAACGAAATAATAGCTTAAAACTGTCAAAGTGAAAAACTCTAATCTACACATCCAGGAAGCTTGATGAACACAAAATCTTTTCAACACAAAAGATTCACAAACAGACATGTCATACTAAATATGCTAAAAGTCAAAGACAAGGAGGAAATCTCaaaagcagcaggagaaaaatGCTGAGTCACTcacaagggaagcccagtaaGATTAACGGCTGACTTTCCATCAGAAACCGTGGAGACCAGAGGCAGTGGGACCATGTACTCAAAATGCTCAAAGTAAAAACTGTCAATCAAGAATCCTATATGCAAAGAAAGCTATTTTTcaaaatggaggaaaaatatattctcagataaataaaaactgagaggATCTGATATTAGCAGACTCATCTTATTAGACATACTAAATGGAGTTCTTTAGGCTAAAAGCAAGTAACCCCAGACAGAAATTCCAACCCACggggaaaaaaaagatgccagTAAAGTTAATTATGTAATTAGAAAAGACAatacaaatgcatatttttttcttgtttcttctcttaCTTGAGTTAACacaatttataaaacaatatatatataaagcatattgtataaaacaatatgtatacAATGTATTTTGGGGCCTATAGTCTAGAAATGCAATATATTTGACAACATCAGCCCAAAGGAGGTACATGGGAGCAAAACTGTACTGGGTTAAGGAAATTACAGCAGATGAGAACTCAGATCACAGGAAAAAGTGAAGAGAACCAGAAATGATAAAAAGGCTAGGATAACAAAAGCTTTGCGTTCCTTTCTTCTCTAAGCTTCTTAAAAGTATACtaagtaataattataacaatatattcTTGGAATTTTAAGATGAAATATTATAACAGGAAGGAcaaaaaagacaggaaggaatagagttacatataaaaatgagcagtgtttttatatataactgGAATTGAGTTGGTATAAATTGGAAGTTGATTCTGATAAGTTAACATAAGTACATGATAGACCCTAGAGCAAAgggaaacttaaaaatatatgatgaaaaaaatcattaaagaaataaaattgctaCATTGGAAAGTATTtactaaaagcaaaagaaagcagtaGAAAAGGACTAAAGAAACACAATTACAAGAAAGACAtgagaaataggaaacaaaaaagtgaaatagCAGACATCAATCCAACCACAGTTGATGCTCATTATTGTTATAGAAAGTCACTGCGAACACTGGATTAGCAAGTACTCAACCATTGCTTCTAGGGGAAATAAAGAtgtaggttcctgtgagcctctagCCTCATTTTCATCAACtaatcaatacataaccttgtgtTATGTGTGTCTTGGAAAAATGCACTGAGTTTTCCTTTACTCTCATGAAGACtgcttctgacaccagatgtgtgggtCTTCGCCCACCCCGACAAGTTCTCTGACACCATATGAGTGCCCTACAAGTCAGCTCAGTTCTGACCCTAACCAGAGTCAacacagaccccacaggttagGTTTCAGTTGTACAATACCGCCCCCGGCTTCAGATGCCAATTACAAGTAGCAGGCGCCCGGGTGACCCACAACGtctgtctgacttggctacagattggaggttcccatgactCCTTGAATAAGTTGCTAGAGCAGAACCCAGAAAAACAGTTTACTTATTATTGCTGATTTTTTACAAAGGATATTTTAAAGGATGCAGACCAACAGCCACATGAAGATACATAGGGTGAGTTCTGGAAGGGTTCTGAGTGCAGGAGCTTCTGTTTCCATGGAGTTGGGGTGTATCACCCTCCTGGCATGTGGACGTGTTCAACAACCCAGGCGTTCTCCAAGCCCtgtactttggggatttttatggaggcttcatcttGTAGGCATTGATTAACTCAATttctagcccctctcccctttctggagaataggaggtggggctgaaagtaCCAAGCTACTAATcaaggcttggtctttctggtgaccctctcccatccaggagcccaccaaggGTTGCCTTATTAGAATAAAAGACAACTCCTatcccaggaaattccaagggattagGAGATCTGTGTCAGAAATGAGGGTCAAATACCAGATATTAGCCAGGgttagatagataatagatatggtattatttcacaatgtatgtttaatatttattgttgattcattagcaCTGAACTCACTTCCAACAGCAGCATAATTCATGCCTGAATGGCACTTATCTGATGCACGTATTTTCTTCCTAatgcacatcacagccttcttgcacttaggaacactagacagcacttcagcactatgtTTGGGAGCCATTTCAAGCAGCAAGGTCACCAgtgaaaagcacaaaaatgtgaagaaCGTAGCTCTAAATGACAGCAAAAGGgcacttgtttacagtatgagctGAAGCAAGAAGGCAGAGCATTGCCTTGTCATcctcagctgggaacatgcaTGTTGTTCCCATGACATCAAATGTTTTGCAGCTCTATGCATGTCCATGAATGACTTTGGAAGTGCCAAaagtattgatttgggggttacaaatcAATTTTAGAAAGTAGGTGAATTTGCACATACAAAGtctgtgaataatgaggatcaactaTATGTCAGTAATAACATAAAAGCAAATAATGCAATCAAAAGTCAGAGATTGTTAGACTGCATAAACAAACACGATTCAACTATATGCTCTCTGCATGAGACatactttagattcaaagacagaaatagattgacagtaaaaggatagaaaaagatatacaaacCGAAACCAcaaggaaatattaatattttactaatatcagataaaatagactttaaacaaaAATTGTTAACTACAGACAggcattttataataataaaaagtcaatCCATcaggaatatataacaattataaacatacatgcaaataataacagagcttcaaaatacataaagttaaaactgacagaaatgaagggaaaaatagacaGTTCAACAATATTagtttaaaactgtaaaataccaATTTCAACAATGTATagaacaactagagagaagatCAAAATGGAAACATCAGACTTGAACAGCACAATAAGCCAACAAGTCCTAACAGACATCTGTAGAACGCCctacccaacagcagcagaatatacattctacagaaacacacatggaacattctctaggggAGAACATATGCTAGGACAGACAACAAACCTCAATAAGttaaaaaggacagaaataacacaaagtatgttttctgaccataatggagtgaaattagaaattaataattgAAGAAAGTGGGACGTTCATgaatatgtggaaactaaacaatacaCACCTAAATAACCAAagggtcaaagaagaaagcaaaaaggaaataataaaatactttaagatGAGTGAAAGCAAAGATCaaaataccaaaacttatgggatgcagctaaagcacttcttagagggaaatttatagctgtaagtacctatattaagaaagaagaaagatctcaaatcaaacCTAACCTTCCACTTTAAttaatggatcaaagacctaaatataagagctaattCTATAAAGCTCTTGGAAGAAAACTTTGGGATAAATCTTTATGACCTCAGATTTGGCATTGGATTCTAAGATATGGCACTAAAAGtataagcaagaaaagaaaacataggtaaatatgacttcatcaaaattacaaagttttgtgcttcaaaggacaccatcaagaaagtgaaaagacaacccatataatgggagaaaatatttgaaaatcctaTATATGATAGGGCACTTATATCTAGaatacataaggaactcataACACAacaattaaaaaggcaaataatccaattaaaaactaGGCAGAGGACTTgattaaacatttctccaaagaagagacaTAAGTGGCCAATACacacatgaaatgaaaaaatacacagcatcattattcatcagggaaatgcaaatcaaagccacaatgaaatactGCTTCAGGCCCACATGGGTCGCTAGAATCGAgaagtcagataataacaagtgttggtgaggctgtggagaagTTGCAACCCTCATCCAGTGCTGGCGGGAATATCGGATGGTGCAGCTACCTCGgggaaacagtctggcagtttctaaAACGTTAATCATAAAGTTACCCTaagactcagcaattccactcctaagtatatacccaagagaaatgaaaacacatgcccCTACAAAAATGTGTacgtgaatgtttatagcagcattattcataataagcaaaaggcagaaacaagccaaatgtccatcaacgatGAATGGGGTGATCAAAATGTGCTATATACACACAGTAAAATATGACgtggccatgaaaaggaatgaagcgcTGATACACGCTACATCACGGGTGAACCTTGAACACGTACTACGTAAGCTAGTTACAAAGATCATATATTACAGtatatgattccgtttatatgaaatgtccacagCAGGCAAACCCGCAGATCCAGAAAGTCAATGAGCTGCCGCTTAGTGCTGGGGGTAGGGAGCGGGGTCGTGGGGGACGGGGAGCCAGAGGGCTCGGGGCTTCTCTCCGAGGCGATGAGCATGAGTTACGACGTGCTGTGGTGAGGGCTGCACCGAGCCGCTGACTGCACCGTACGCCACCGAATCGCGCACCTCAAACGTGTGAGTCATATCTCAAAGAGCCTGTTAGAAAGTTACTGAGCATGACAGTAAATAAAGAGATGGAGTTGACGGCGAGCCAGTCCCCCGGGGGACCCACAGGTTGGAGGCTTGTTCAAGAAAGCAGCTGACAAGCCAGACTTTCACCTGAGAACTGGAATTCACATTAAAAACaggaggaaaatggaaatcaCAGAACTGAACATGCAATGGCTGCAGCTGAAAGCCCAGCAGCTGTGGGTTTGAGAGCAGATTGTACAGAACGACGAGCCCCCGGGGGTATCAGGATGGAATCACAGTCGACAGAAAACCAGCTGGGAGAACCTTGGCTGTGAGAGAATCGGGGATGCTGACTCGGAATGGGAAGGATTGGTCACACGCCCAGGAAGTGCCTTGTGCTGGACCCTGGGGAAACCTCCAGGGGCGCTTCCACCCTAGCCGGGGACGGTGGGAATGTTAGCTGGATCTGCGGAGGATGGGACTGCAAGTCACAGGTAAACAGACCCCCAAAGAgtatgtttttgttattttgtttacatttcctgCTAAAGGATGTCAAACTAAAAACTCCGAGCCTTATCCCTAGCCTTTGACAGCTTAGCACA
This Phocoena sinus isolate mPhoSin1 chromosome 4, mPhoSin1.pri, whole genome shotgun sequence DNA region includes the following protein-coding sequences:
- the LOC116753131 gene encoding LOW QUALITY PROTEIN: keratin-associated protein 10-2-like (The sequence of the model RefSeq protein was modified relative to this genomic sequence to represent the inferred CDS: inserted 3 bases in 2 codons; deleted 3 bases in 2 codons) translates to MKRKAFAPTVILSALACVCIPAPLSTAPTTATSTLSVCSSALSSSWQVDDCXESCCEPPRRAPSGCTPAPCLTLVCAPVSCVPSPCCQPACTGPCMASCHRQSSCQPPAXTCSPCQQACRVPVCRTPVCCEPVCYTPACCEPVCCEPPCSAPSCCQPTPCPSSCRRPSSSASLLCRPACSRPACCIPASPPAQRFLLTWRPLQPPPVKDGSGQPVLNPKEEGQVWEPPCRTCSPRQQACCVPICCKPVLHPVCCKPVCCKPVCPPCSAPTCCQPTPCPSSCRRPSSSVSLLCRPACCVPASGTSRC